From Novosphingobium resinovorum, the proteins below share one genomic window:
- a CDS encoding TonB-dependent receptor plug domain-containing protein, producing MKFTNALALTAVSTVAIAQAQVAGAQETAAAADTDSEIVVTGSRAQGRSKLDTASPVDVVTIQDLKQQGTTELGTALANSVPSISFPRPSATDGTDAIRPATLRGMSPDQTLVLINGVRAHTSASLNVNGVVGRGSAAVDLNTIPSTALQSIEVLRDGASAQYGSDAIAGVVNLRLREADHGGGATVTYGIYDTQIDTARDSRHVTGESTVTAAGWQGIKLGQDGFLTVSGEYTKRNPTSRGDVDPRLATPVVDNRFGDPEVESYSVYVNSAKPLNETWEVYAFGGYQYRDSSSAAFPRLDLAAAAYGLDGFLPKINTHSKDLTVTGGLRGEIAGWKTDLNVSYGRNRIDYRTRDSANYTYGAASQTEFYDGASIYDQWVAGIDFSKQFDVFQSLNVAWGVEGRRESYEIKAGEAASYGYGTAYPNATPGAQGFPGFSTLNEVNEHRQNGSIYLDLEAQVTDKLLVALAGRGEKYSDFGSTGTGKLSLRYDFSPAFAIRGTASTGFRAPSLIQQYYTSITSVIQNGNQIVTGTYPSTSAEATSLGGKALEAEKSTNLSAGFVLRTGGFSLTVDGYRIHVRNQIGLSENIAVTTIPNVSAARFFLNGLATTTKGIDAVANYKIVTEGAGTFDLTVAGNVNDIKVTKVPANTALFARSRILTIEDGTPGEKVSGTVVWTGDTLGATARVTYYGDVLQPGTVATSDLHTGKRAITDLELRYQPKDASFNLALGASNLLDVYPKKVPAALNTTGVTAFPYYSPFGFNGRYLYVRAGLSW from the coding sequence ATGAAATTCACGAATGCTCTGGCGCTCACCGCCGTATCGACCGTCGCCATTGCTCAGGCTCAGGTGGCCGGCGCACAGGAAACGGCTGCGGCTGCAGACACCGACAGCGAGATCGTCGTCACCGGCAGCCGCGCCCAGGGGCGCTCGAAGCTCGACACCGCATCTCCGGTGGACGTCGTGACGATCCAGGATCTGAAGCAGCAGGGCACGACCGAGCTTGGCACCGCGCTTGCCAACTCGGTTCCTTCGATCAGCTTCCCGCGCCCGTCCGCCACGGATGGCACCGACGCGATCCGTCCCGCCACCCTGCGCGGTATGAGTCCGGATCAGACGCTCGTCCTCATCAACGGCGTGCGCGCGCATACGTCGGCCTCGCTCAACGTCAACGGTGTGGTGGGGCGCGGCTCGGCAGCGGTCGATCTTAACACGATCCCATCCACCGCGCTCCAGTCGATCGAAGTGCTGCGTGACGGCGCTTCGGCGCAGTATGGTTCGGACGCCATCGCCGGTGTCGTCAACCTGCGCCTGCGCGAAGCGGACCACGGCGGCGGCGCCACCGTTACTTACGGGATCTACGACACGCAGATCGACACCGCGCGCGACAGCCGCCACGTCACCGGTGAAAGCACCGTGACCGCTGCCGGCTGGCAGGGCATCAAGCTGGGACAGGACGGCTTCCTGACCGTTTCGGGCGAATACACCAAGCGCAACCCCACCAGCCGCGGCGACGTGGACCCGCGCCTTGCCACTCCCGTAGTCGACAACCGCTTCGGCGATCCGGAAGTCGAAAGCTACTCGGTCTACGTCAACTCGGCCAAGCCGCTGAACGAAACCTGGGAAGTCTACGCCTTCGGCGGCTACCAGTACCGCGATTCCAGCTCGGCAGCTTTCCCGCGGCTGGATTTGGCCGCGGCGGCTTATGGCCTCGACGGCTTCCTGCCGAAGATCAATACTCACTCCAAGGACCTGACGGTAACCGGCGGCCTGCGCGGCGAGATCGCGGGATGGAAGACCGACCTCAACGTCAGCTATGGCCGCAATCGGATCGACTACCGGACCCGCGATTCCGCCAATTACACGTACGGGGCGGCCAGCCAGACGGAGTTCTACGATGGCGCTTCGATTTACGACCAGTGGGTCGCAGGCATCGATTTTTCCAAGCAGTTCGACGTATTCCAGTCGCTGAACGTAGCATGGGGCGTCGAAGGCCGCCGCGAAAGCTACGAGATCAAGGCGGGCGAGGCCGCGTCCTACGGCTACGGCACCGCCTATCCGAACGCGACGCCAGGCGCGCAGGGCTTCCCAGGTTTCTCGACGCTCAACGAAGTAAACGAGCACCGCCAGAACGGCTCCATCTACCTCGACCTCGAAGCGCAGGTGACGGACAAGCTGCTGGTCGCTCTGGCAGGACGGGGCGAGAAATATTCGGACTTCGGCAGCACCGGCACCGGCAAGCTGTCGCTGCGCTATGACTTCAGCCCCGCCTTCGCGATCCGTGGCACCGCCTCGACGGGCTTCCGTGCCCCCAGCCTGATCCAGCAGTATTACACCTCGATCACCTCGGTCATCCAGAACGGAAATCAGATCGTTACGGGCACCTATCCGTCCACTTCGGCGGAAGCGACCTCGCTCGGCGGCAAGGCGCTGGAGGCTGAAAAGTCCACCAACCTGTCGGCTGGTTTCGTGCTGCGCACCGGCGGCTTCTCGCTTACGGTGGACGGCTATCGCATCCACGTGCGCAACCAGATCGGCCTGTCGGAGAACATCGCCGTCACGACGATCCCGAACGTCTCTGCCGCGCGCTTCTTCCTGAACGGGCTGGCCACCACCACCAAGGGCATCGACGCGGTCGCCAACTACAAGATCGTCACCGAAGGCGCAGGCACTTTCGACCTCACCGTTGCAGGCAACGTCAACGACATCAAGGTGACGAAGGTGCCCGCCAACACGGCCTTGTTCGCCCGCAGCCGCATCTTGACAATCGAGGACGGAACTCCCGGTGAGAAAGTCTCCGGTACCGTGGTGTGGACCGGCGATACGCTGGGCGCCACCGCACGCGTCACCTATTATGGCGACGTTCTTCAGCCCGGCACCGTCGCCACCAGCGACCTTCACACCGGCAAGCGCGCGATCACGGACCTCGAACTGCGCTATCAGCCCAAGGATGCGTCGTTCAACCTGGCGCTGGGCGCGAGCAACCTGCTCGACGTCTATCCCAAAAAGGTGCCCGCAGCGCTCAACACCACTGGTGTGACTGCGTTTCCCTACTACTCGCCGTTCGGCTTCAACGGCCGTTATCTGTATGTCCGTGCCGGACTGAGTTGGTAA
- the epsC gene encoding serine O-acetyltransferase EpsC, producing the protein MNELRSAELGSDHGRDAGVETLDLWDVGDVVHELAQIRRHWRSTNARHVEHGAKGFPSRVRLAKIAEELSSALFPLRLGPDFVRQANEDTFITQTLQIAASRLHAQLRLELAYADEIESPLADQRATEIVVAFLQALPNLRRLLDLDIQAAFRGDPAARSIDEVLICYPGLLAIIHHRLAHTLYLMGAPLVARIISEISHGGTGIDIHPGAQIGKGFFIDHGTGVVIGETAVIGDNVRIYQGVTLGAKNFPTEADGALIKSLPRHPIIENDVVIYAGATILGRVTIGAGSEIGGNVWITHDIPPLSQVMQAREQNHLIRQARQQGITRSEFN; encoded by the coding sequence ATGAACGAGCTGCGCTCGGCCGAACTCGGGTCGGATCATGGCAGGGACGCCGGTGTGGAGACGCTCGATCTCTGGGACGTCGGCGATGTGGTGCACGAGCTTGCCCAGATCCGCCGCCACTGGCGCAGCACCAACGCACGCCACGTCGAACATGGCGCCAAAGGGTTCCCCTCCCGCGTCCGGCTTGCAAAGATCGCGGAAGAATTGAGCAGTGCTCTCTTTCCCTTGAGGCTGGGGCCGGATTTCGTCCGGCAGGCCAACGAGGATACGTTCATCACCCAGACGCTGCAGATCGCCGCCAGCCGGCTGCATGCGCAGTTGCGGCTGGAACTGGCCTATGCCGACGAGATCGAAAGCCCTCTGGCAGACCAGCGTGCGACGGAGATAGTCGTGGCTTTTCTGCAAGCGCTGCCCAACCTGCGGCGCCTTCTGGATCTCGACATCCAGGCCGCCTTTCGGGGGGATCCGGCCGCCCGCAGCATCGACGAGGTGCTGATCTGTTATCCCGGACTTCTGGCCATCATCCACCATCGTCTCGCGCACACGCTATACCTGATGGGAGCGCCGCTGGTCGCGCGGATCATATCGGAGATCTCGCATGGCGGCACCGGGATCGACATCCACCCCGGAGCACAGATCGGCAAGGGCTTCTTCATCGACCACGGCACCGGCGTGGTGATCGGCGAGACGGCCGTGATCGGTGACAACGTCCGCATTTATCAAGGCGTCACGCTGGGTGCGAAGAATTTTCCAACCGAGGCCGACGGCGCTCTGATCAAGTCCCTCCCACGTCACCCGATCATCGAGAACGATGTAGTCATCTATGCCGGGGCTACGATCCTTGGCCGGGTGACCATTGGCGCTGGCTCCGAGATCGGCGGCAACGTCTGGATTACGCATGATATTCCCCCGCTCAGTCAGGTCATGCAGGCGCGGGAACAGAACCATCTGATCCGGCAAGCCCGGCAACAAGGGATTACCAGGTCCGAATTCAACTGA
- a CDS encoding dicarboxylate/amino acid:cation symporter — MTASSFIVRRLRFPGFGMQVLLGMTVGIMAGLIVRGLDPQSGFAMSTTAAFHTVALIFIQLLRTLVPPLVFTAIVASVAALRGLDNAARLVVHTLVWFAITALIAVVIGIALGVSIQPGLHAGISRSAAQTPASVGSWLDFLTGLVPSNYLGISASTSVENGKASTSVSFNVLQIIIAAAAVGAAAVRVGDRANPFLNFMTSANQVLRQVLRWIIALTPIGSAALLANAVVSYGWDAMSALGSFVAAVYAGLAIVLLGVYPSLLALHKIDPRRFFAVSWPAIQIGFLSRSSVGTMPVTEEVTEKLGVPRAYAAFAVPLGSTTKMDGCAAIYPAISAIFVAQFYGIALQPSDYVLIAFVSVIGSAATAGLTGAVVMLTLTLSTLGLPLEGAGLLLAIDPILDMGRTAVNVAGQVLVPVIVSKRLGLPETASVTISNEQISEHIE, encoded by the coding sequence ATGACCGCTTCTTCCTTTATCGTCCGTCGCCTGCGATTTCCTGGTTTTGGCATGCAAGTGCTGCTCGGCATGACCGTAGGGATAATGGCCGGGCTGATCGTACGCGGGCTTGACCCGCAGAGCGGGTTCGCCATGAGCACTACTGCCGCCTTCCATACGGTAGCGCTGATATTCATCCAACTGCTGCGGACACTCGTTCCACCGCTCGTCTTCACGGCCATTGTCGCATCGGTGGCCGCGCTGCGCGGTCTCGACAATGCAGCGCGGCTGGTCGTGCACACTCTCGTCTGGTTCGCGATCACTGCGCTCATCGCGGTGGTGATCGGCATCGCGCTGGGCGTGTCGATCCAACCCGGCCTGCACGCCGGAATCAGCCGGAGCGCCGCGCAGACTCCCGCCTCGGTAGGCAGCTGGCTGGATTTCCTGACCGGGCTCGTTCCCTCCAATTATCTGGGCATTTCGGCCTCCACCAGCGTCGAGAACGGCAAGGCGAGCACGTCGGTCAGCTTCAATGTCCTGCAAATCATCATCGCGGCAGCGGCAGTCGGCGCCGCAGCCGTTCGTGTCGGCGATCGAGCAAATCCCTTCCTGAACTTCATGACTTCGGCCAACCAGGTTCTGCGCCAGGTTCTGCGTTGGATCATCGCATTGACCCCGATCGGTTCAGCCGCGCTGCTCGCAAACGCTGTCGTGAGCTACGGCTGGGACGCGATGTCCGCGCTGGGCAGCTTCGTTGCTGCTGTTTACGCCGGGCTGGCGATCGTGCTGCTGGGTGTCTATCCATCCCTGCTTGCGCTGCACAAGATCGACCCGCGCAGGTTCTTTGCGGTGTCCTGGCCCGCCATCCAGATCGGTTTCCTGTCTCGCTCCTCGGTCGGCACGATGCCGGTCACCGAGGAAGTGACCGAGAAGTTGGGCGTCCCCCGGGCTTACGCCGCTTTTGCCGTGCCGCTCGGATCGACGACGAAGATGGACGGCTGCGCGGCGATCTATCCCGCAATCTCGGCCATATTCGTGGCGCAATTCTACGGAATCGCGCTGCAGCCTTCGGACTACGTGCTGATCGCTTTCGTCAGCGTCATCGGATCGGCAGCGACGGCAGGCCTTACCGGCGCTGTCGTGATGTTGACGCTAACGCTATCGACGCTCGGCCTTCCGCTGGAAGGGGCGGGGTTGCTGCTGGCTATCGACCCGATCCTCGACATGGGCCGTACGGCGGTCAACGTGGCGGGACAAGTGCTTGTCCCGGTGATCGTCTCGAAGCGCCTCGGACTGCCGGAAACCGCGTCCGTCACCATCTCGAATGAGCAAATATCGGAACATATTGAATAA
- a CDS encoding TonB-dependent receptor produces MNTFLRATTLALLGSSALAAVPAYAEEAPAAEAAADAEVGGGLDIMVTARRRNERIQDVPVAANAFGGEQLAATRTYNLRDLQQLTPSLVVTNTNPRNTSINIRGLGNNVSVYNDGLEPAVGVYVDQVYLARPGQAVFDLSDVERIEVLRGPQGTLFGKNTSAGAVVVTTKSPTFEPEAGGDVTFGNYDFRQIHAYASGALVDDLLAARLYVSKTDRDGYMTNRYDGSDTQDYHDFGLRGQLLFTPASNFKLRLIGDYGRQHSKTAAAVLTGVLTQYDNGTAFANNYYARAARTGYTPLPIDPSARQVDVDANPRYKMNQWGVTSIADLTIPGNTITSVTAYRAWNWYPHNDGDSTSLDAGTDFHQSNEQRQFSQELRIASEGTRKVDYVAGLYYLWQAIDAEALNAYGSDAAAWFVAPSVDRTAAAAALNGYTILGHSRPVTNSYAAFGQTIWHVTPTLDLTTGLRYTYETKTGWFEQTATGASLDGLTTAQLAAANTIRSRYGVVNSYSASTKEGRLSGSATLSWKVTPDALVYATYGRGHKFGGLNLANIVTTGAFAADPVIKPETIDSYELGVKTAWFGNRLTANLAAFWTDDSDYQTTVVDVERNNQSYFTNVGKVRTRGFEADLRANPAPWLSLYASGAFTDAKYVDYPNAPCPIEVTGQTTCDLSGRRLPGVSKWAASTGGEARQGVGSVLGRDSEVYLGADYSYRSDFNTTASLSRYSLIPGYSLVNARIGFRALDGVLDVQLWARNLTNKLYYLSLSAGTTGAVTGTLGDPRTYGVTLRTKF; encoded by the coding sequence ATGAACACGTTCCTGCGTGCCACCACGCTCGCCCTGCTCGGGTCGAGCGCGCTGGCTGCCGTCCCCGCATACGCCGAAGAGGCACCAGCCGCCGAAGCCGCTGCCGACGCAGAAGTTGGTGGAGGCCTCGATATCATGGTCACCGCCCGTCGCCGCAACGAGCGCATCCAGGACGTGCCGGTGGCCGCGAATGCCTTCGGCGGCGAGCAGCTGGCCGCGACGCGCACCTACAACTTGCGCGACCTGCAGCAACTGACTCCCAGTCTCGTCGTCACCAACACCAACCCGCGCAACACCAGCATCAACATCCGCGGGCTGGGCAACAACGTCTCGGTCTACAACGACGGTCTGGAGCCGGCGGTCGGCGTCTATGTCGATCAGGTCTACCTCGCGCGGCCCGGACAGGCAGTGTTCGACCTCTCGGATGTGGAGCGCATCGAAGTGCTGCGCGGGCCGCAGGGCACGCTGTTCGGCAAGAACACGTCGGCGGGCGCGGTCGTCGTCACCACCAAGTCGCCAACGTTCGAGCCCGAGGCGGGCGGCGACGTGACCTTCGGGAATTACGATTTCCGGCAGATCCATGCCTATGCCAGCGGCGCCTTAGTGGATGACCTGCTGGCCGCGCGCCTCTACGTCTCGAAGACCGACCGCGACGGCTACATGACCAACCGCTATGACGGTTCGGACACGCAGGATTATCACGATTTCGGCCTGCGCGGACAGTTGCTGTTCACGCCTGCCAGCAACTTCAAGCTGCGCCTGATCGGCGACTATGGCCGCCAGCATTCCAAGACGGCGGCGGCAGTGCTGACCGGCGTGCTGACCCAGTACGACAACGGCACCGCGTTCGCGAACAACTATTACGCCCGCGCCGCGCGCACCGGCTATACGCCGCTGCCGATCGACCCTTCGGCGCGGCAGGTCGATGTGGACGCCAATCCGCGCTACAAGATGAACCAGTGGGGCGTGACCTCGATCGCCGACCTTACCATCCCGGGCAATACGATCACCTCGGTCACCGCCTACCGCGCGTGGAACTGGTATCCGCACAATGACGGCGATTCCACCAGCCTCGATGCCGGCACCGACTTCCACCAGAGCAACGAGCAGCGCCAGTTCAGCCAGGAACTGCGCATCGCCTCGGAAGGCACGCGCAAGGTCGATTACGTCGCGGGCCTCTACTACCTGTGGCAGGCGATCGATGCCGAGGCGCTGAATGCCTATGGCAGCGATGCCGCCGCATGGTTCGTGGCGCCCAGCGTGGACCGCACCGCCGCTGCCGCCGCGCTCAACGGCTACACCATCCTCGGCCACTCGCGCCCGGTGACCAACAGCTACGCCGCCTTCGGCCAGACGATCTGGCACGTGACGCCCACGCTCGATCTGACCACGGGCCTGCGCTACACCTACGAGACGAAGACCGGCTGGTTCGAGCAGACCGCCACCGGCGCCAGCCTCGACGGGCTGACCACCGCGCAGCTTGCCGCAGCCAACACGATCCGGTCGCGTTACGGCGTCGTCAATTCCTATTCCGCCAGCACGAAGGAAGGCCGCCTGTCCGGCTCGGCGACGCTGTCGTGGAAGGTCACGCCCGACGCGCTGGTCTATGCGACCTATGGGCGCGGCCATAAGTTCGGCGGCCTGAACCTTGCCAACATCGTGACAACGGGCGCCTTCGCCGCCGATCCGGTCATCAAGCCCGAGACGATCGACAGCTACGAACTGGGCGTGAAGACCGCGTGGTTCGGCAACAGGCTGACCGCCAACCTCGCCGCGTTCTGGACCGACGACAGCGATTACCAGACTACCGTGGTCGATGTGGAGCGCAACAACCAGTCCTACTTCACCAACGTCGGCAAAGTGCGCACGCGCGGTTTCGAGGCGGACCTGCGCGCAAATCCGGCGCCGTGGCTCTCACTCTACGCCTCGGGCGCGTTCACCGATGCGAAATACGTGGACTATCCCAATGCGCCGTGCCCGATCGAGGTCACCGGGCAGACCACCTGCGATCTGAGCGGACGGCGTCTGCCGGGCGTATCGAAGTGGGCGGCCTCCACCGGCGGCGAGGCGCGTCAGGGCGTAGGATCGGTGCTCGGCCGCGACAGCGAGGTCTATCTCGGCGCTGACTACAGCTACCGGTCCGACTTCAACACCACTGCAAGCCTTTCGCGCTACTCGCTGATCCCAGGCTATTCGCTGGTCAACGCACGCATCGGCTTTCGGGCGCTCGACGGAGTGCTCGACGTTCAGCTTTGGGCGCGCAACCTGACAAACAAGCTCTATTATCTGAGCCTGTCCGCGGGAACTACCGGCGCAGTCACCGGCACGCTGGGCGATCCGCGCACGTACGGTGTCACGCTCAGGACGAAATTCTGA
- a CDS encoding formylglycine-generating enzyme family protein gives MTDAQREAPAGMVRIPGGTFAMGSETFYPEEAPVRRVSVDGFWIDATPVTNRQYARFVAATGYRTVAEVAPDPAQYPGMPPEMAQPGSLVFHKTAAPVDTGNPANWWRFDFGADWCHPLGPDRDVEALGLWDHPVVQIAYADAQAYADWAGKDLPTEAEFEFAARGGLDGADYAWGDELAPDGAMLANYWQGLFPFANQILDGWERTSPVGTYPANGYGVFDMIGNTWEWTSDWWSETPEVARKKVGRSCCTLSNPRGGKLKDSFDPAQPGVRIGRKVLKGGSHLCAANYCQRYRPAARHPEMIDTSTSHIGFRCVRR, from the coding sequence ATGACGGATGCGCAACGTGAGGCGCCGGCCGGGATGGTCCGTATTCCCGGCGGCACTTTCGCGATGGGATCGGAAACCTTCTATCCCGAGGAAGCGCCCGTGCGCCGCGTTTCGGTCGATGGGTTCTGGATCGATGCCACGCCCGTCACCAACCGCCAGTACGCACGGTTCGTCGCGGCGACCGGCTATCGCACCGTCGCCGAAGTCGCGCCCGATCCTGCGCAGTACCCCGGCATGCCGCCCGAGATGGCGCAGCCCGGCTCGCTGGTCTTCCACAAAACCGCCGCCCCGGTCGATACCGGCAATCCCGCCAACTGGTGGCGGTTCGACTTCGGCGCCGACTGGTGCCATCCACTGGGACCGGATCGCGACGTCGAGGCGCTCGGCTTGTGGGACCATCCGGTCGTCCAGATCGCCTATGCCGACGCGCAGGCCTATGCGGACTGGGCAGGCAAGGACCTGCCGACCGAAGCCGAATTCGAGTTCGCCGCACGCGGCGGGCTGGACGGCGCGGACTATGCCTGGGGCGACGAATTGGCGCCGGACGGCGCGATGCTGGCGAACTACTGGCAGGGCCTGTTCCCCTTCGCCAACCAGATCCTGGACGGCTGGGAACGGACCTCGCCCGTCGGGACCTATCCTGCCAACGGCTACGGCGTGTTCGACATGATCGGCAACACCTGGGAATGGACCAGCGACTGGTGGAGCGAGACGCCCGAAGTGGCCCGCAAGAAGGTAGGCCGATCGTGCTGCACGCTAAGCAACCCGCGCGGCGGCAAGCTCAAGGACAGTTTCGATCCCGCCCAGCCGGGCGTGCGGATTGGCCGCAAGGTGCTCAAGGGCGGTTCTCACTTGTGCGCAGCGAACTATTGCCAGCGCTACCGCCCCGCCGCGCGCCATCCCGAGATGATCGACACTTCCACCTCGCACATCGGCTTCCGCTGCGTTCGACGTTGA
- a CDS encoding arylsulfatase, with translation MTRPAAAQALPAAPVPASAAAPGTTQSAARPNFLVIVADDLGWSDLGAFGGEIATPNLDALANSGVRFTGFHTAPTCSPTRSMLLSGVDNHEAGIGTMVESRPATLADRPGYEGYLNDRVASIAELLQQGGYRTLMSGKWHLGLTEDRGPAARGFDHSYALLQGLGNHFGADQNAAWTKAKANSLYRQDGKLVKFPVGHYSADEFADKLIGFLDEGAADKRPFFAYLTFTTPHWPMQAPSETIAKYKGRYDAGYEVLRAQRLERQKKLGLVALDQQPHALDGVKPWDSLTAEQKAFEARKMEVYAAMVDRMDQNVGRVVAELKRTGQYDNTVIVFLSDNGPEGSEIDAPFQVRGVPGGAKKLGIDNRLENIGNATSYVGYGAGWAQANSTPSWLVKGYPTEGGTRVSAFASGKDVVGNRIARGYLSVTDIAPTLLDLAGLTQPTTYKGRTILPFEGHSLVPVLAEKASEVRSPDEPVGTELFYRRALRKGDWKAVYLPKSGSTYPRDGVGEGKWQLFNLATDPAESTDLAASHADKLAELTADWDRYAAQKGVALPEDAATPAAKP, from the coding sequence ATGACCCGTCCCGCCGCTGCGCAGGCGCTTCCCGCCGCGCCAGTGCCCGCATCGGCTGCCGCACCGGGCACTACGCAGAGTGCTGCGCGTCCGAACTTCCTCGTCATCGTCGCCGACGATCTCGGCTGGTCGGACCTCGGCGCCTTCGGGGGCGAAATCGCGACGCCCAACCTCGACGCGCTGGCCAACAGCGGCGTGCGCTTCACCGGCTTTCACACCGCGCCGACATGTTCGCCGACCCGCTCGATGCTACTGAGCGGCGTGGACAACCACGAAGCCGGGATCGGGACCATGGTGGAATCGCGCCCCGCCACCCTTGCCGATCGGCCCGGCTACGAAGGCTATCTCAACGACCGCGTCGCCTCGATCGCGGAGCTGCTGCAACAGGGCGGCTACCGCACGCTGATGTCCGGCAAGTGGCACCTCGGCCTCACCGAGGATCGCGGCCCGGCGGCACGCGGGTTCGACCATTCCTATGCGCTGCTGCAGGGGCTGGGCAATCACTTCGGCGCCGACCAGAATGCGGCGTGGACCAAGGCTAAGGCCAATTCGCTCTACCGGCAGGACGGCAAGCTGGTGAAGTTCCCGGTCGGTCACTACTCGGCGGACGAGTTCGCCGACAAGCTGATCGGCTTCCTTGATGAAGGGGCCGCCGACAAGCGCCCGTTCTTTGCCTACCTCACCTTCACGACACCGCACTGGCCGATGCAGGCCCCTTCCGAGACGATCGCGAAGTACAAGGGCCGCTACGACGCGGGCTACGAAGTGCTGCGCGCACAGCGGCTCGAACGGCAGAAGAAGCTCGGCCTCGTCGCGCTCGACCAGCAGCCCCATGCGCTCGACGGCGTGAAGCCGTGGGACAGCCTGACGGCCGAGCAGAAGGCGTTCGAGGCGCGCAAGATGGAAGTCTACGCCGCGATGGTGGACCGCATGGACCAGAACGTGGGCCGCGTGGTCGCCGAACTGAAACGCACCGGCCAGTACGACAATACGGTCATCGTATTCCTGTCCGACAACGGCCCCGAGGGCAGCGAGATCGACGCTCCGTTCCAGGTCCGCGGCGTGCCGGGCGGCGCGAAGAAACTGGGCATCGACAACCGGCTGGAGAACATCGGCAATGCCACCTCCTACGTCGGCTACGGCGCGGGCTGGGCGCAGGCCAACAGTACCCCGTCGTGGCTGGTGAAGGGCTATCCCACCGAAGGCGGCACGCGGGTCTCGGCTTTCGCCTCGGGCAAGGACGTCGTCGGCAATCGCATCGCACGCGGCTATCTGAGCGTCACCGACATCGCGCCGACCCTGCTCGACCTTGCCGGGCTGACCCAGCCGACCACTTATAAGGGCCGCACGATCCTGCCGTTCGAGGGGCACAGTCTGGTCCCCGTCCTGGCCGAGAAGGCCAGCGAAGTGCGCTCGCCGGACGAGCCGGTCGGCACCGAGCTGTTCTATCGCCGCGCGCTGCGCAAGGGCGACTGGAAGGCGGTCTACCTGCCGAAATCCGGCTCAACCTACCCGCGCGACGGGGTTGGCGAGGGCAAGTGGCAGCTCTTCAACCTTGCGACCGACCCGGCCGAAAGCACCGACCTTGCCGCCAGCCATGCGGACAAGCTGGCCGAACTAACAGCGGACTGGGATCGCTACGCCGCGCAGAAGGGCGTGGCACTTCCCGAGGATGCCGCAACCCCTGCGGCAAAGCCCTGA